A window of Castanea sativa cultivar Marrone di Chiusa Pesio chromosome 1, ASM4071231v1 contains these coding sequences:
- the LOC142632303 gene encoding uncharacterized protein LOC142632303, with product MVVTYKDWAEKLQFALWGYRTSIYASTEATLYSLVYGCKAVLPIEVEIQSLRVLVETKVLEEDWMRERYGQLALIDEKRGRAQYHAQGYQKRIARTFNKKVKPRNLKEGDLVLKVLRDETFNQRGKMKPRWFEAFIIKKIMSKGATRITDLDGEEMLCSINMDRLRNI from the coding sequence ATGGTGGTGACATACAAGGATTGGGCTGAAAAACTTCAATTTGCTTTATGGGGTTACAGAACTTCTATCTATGCGTCGACTGAGGCAACCCTTTACTCTTTGGTCTATGGATGCAAGGCAGTCCTTCCCATTGAGGTAGAGATACAATCTTTGAGAGTGCTAGTGGAAACCAAGGTCCTAGAAGAAGATTGGATGAGAGAAAGATATGGACAATTGGCTTTGATAGATGAGAAAAGAGGTAGGGCACAATACCATGCACAAGGGTACCAGAAAAGGATTGCAAGAACATTTAACAAAAAAGTGAAACCTAGAAACCTTAAAGAAGGGGACTTGGTCCTGAAAGTGCTTAGAGATGAAACTTTTAATCAAAGAGGGAAGATGAAGCCAAGATGGTTTGAGGCTTTTATTATCAAGAAAATCATGTCAAAAGGTGCTACAAGAATTACAGATTTGGATGGAGAAGAGATGCTTTGCTCAATCAACATGGATAGGCTCCGAAAcatataa